In Halostella salina, a single window of DNA contains:
- a CDS encoding TVP38/TMEM64 family protein has protein sequence MPEFDRRTVAGAAVLGAVVAASLLSSPATAIDAAERAAADPLLFGVLLLGLYLVRPFLAWPTTLVAIVAGYGYGVAVGVPVALAGAVLTSMPPFLGVRWMAGGEGFWGRLGDAGDRFFGSTGHVRGVTAARLLPIPADAVTCTAAASGVSLPAFAVGTVFGELPWTVAAVLLGSSAESIAARGLGEVGLPLVAACLVAAAVLLAGPAYQYFGRPGVPS, from the coding sequence ATGCCGGAGTTCGACCGTCGCACCGTCGCCGGAGCCGCCGTCCTCGGCGCGGTCGTCGCCGCCAGTCTCCTCTCGTCGCCGGCGACGGCTATCGACGCGGCCGAGCGAGCGGCGGCCGACCCGCTCCTGTTCGGCGTCCTCCTTCTCGGACTCTACCTCGTCCGGCCCTTCCTCGCGTGGCCGACGACGCTGGTCGCCATCGTCGCCGGCTACGGCTACGGCGTCGCGGTCGGCGTCCCCGTCGCGCTCGCCGGGGCCGTCCTCACCTCGATGCCGCCGTTCCTCGGCGTCCGCTGGATGGCCGGCGGGGAGGGGTTCTGGGGTCGCCTCGGCGACGCCGGCGACCGCTTCTTCGGGTCGACCGGCCACGTCCGCGGCGTCACCGCCGCGCGCCTGCTTCCGATCCCGGCCGACGCCGTCACCTGCACCGCGGCGGCCAGCGGCGTGTCGCTGCCGGCCTTCGCCGTCGGCACCGTGTTCGGGGAACTCCCCTGGACCGTCGCGGCGGTGCTGCTCGGCAGCTCCGCCGAGTCGATCGCCGCGCGCGGCCTCGGGGAGGTCGGCCTCCCGCTGGTCGCCGCCTGTCTCGTCGCGGCCGCGGTACTGCTCGCTGGCCCGGCGTACCAGTACTTCGGCCGGCCGGGCGTGCCGTCCTGA
- a CDS encoding HVO_2523 family zinc finger protein, with protein MSDGASGDGGRPCPQCDTPMYRRHCKYVCPQHGVVMDCSDTFWN; from the coding sequence ATGAGTGACGGCGCGAGCGGCGACGGCGGTCGGCCCTGTCCGCAGTGTGACACGCCCATGTACCGGCGGCACTGCAAGTACGTCTGCCCGCAGCACGGCGTCGTGATGGACTGTAGCGACACGTTCTGGAACTGA
- a CDS encoding adenosylcobalamin-dependent ribonucleoside-diphosphate reductase, producing MSDAERSADEITLPIKRTEGDTLEERLTGNAYHNILPARYLRKDANGDLIEEQEDLFDRVARNIALAEAVYEAEKRDEEVTVTPDQLKPDHPRRNELAEEVFGKGVSADDDAEATLSVYNVNKFAYDTVVPELPDDIRDHVETVADEFRGMMENLDFMPNSPTLMNAGDELQQLSACFVDSPEDDIDDIHQTAKEAAQVFQSGGGMGYAFWRLRPYGDAVGSTGGIASGPITFMRTYDQMCETIAQGGARRGAQMGVMRISHPDVIQFIHAKNKDVSLAHSLRLNDPDDYTHNSFKDALEEARELITDDGKVPKHLRNAAEGHLSNFNISVGVTDDFMEALENGEEFTFTNPRTGEPHVATEETKELYEMFDLGEYVEVGEELSVPAEVVWEDIVAGAHENGEPGVIYLERVNKEHSFDVEEHPDHRILATNPCGEQPLEEYEACNLGHINLSTLADFDAPDWRVWSQEHAHEYDTLEAAVDDFLDEALDVEELDRRIEMGTRFLENVVTMSDFPVKDIEQKVREMRKIGLGVMGLAQLYIQLGIEYGSEEGNEVARQVMRHINHGSKHASHELAQERGSFDEWDKSKYANPTEYAEWFEKQTGEDADDWADGYPIRNHNTTTIAPTGTTSMVGNTTGGCEPIYNVAYYKNVSDDVQGDEMLVEFDDYFLRTLEDNDLDVDAVKQEAQEQMASNEFDGVEGLETVPDAIGELFVVTSDLSGKDHAAVQCACQEGVDSAISKTCNFPNDATPGEMDEVYRYIYENGGKGVTVYRDGTRSKQVLTTRAENKEFADESEAAEALVEQINDVFGGVDAFLDNEDVRAALDEEVDDILGSADGTGDAYAKERPRPDVLHGVTQRIDTGYGKLYVNINEDENGEPFELFANIGNSGGFTASFTEALAKIISFALRSGVDPHEIASDLQGIRSPKVAWDKGEQIQSIPDAIGTGLRRYLDGEIEKTYPQQKNLTEIDDEEAAAEPEPDGGLESVDSGARQTPEESAGGAQVESGADAGAAVDADGPSADAAQSDQQDLIDAGESPECPDCGSMSLYYSEGCKTCESCGWSEC from the coding sequence GTGAGCGACGCGGAGCGCTCCGCCGACGAGATAACCCTGCCGATCAAGCGCACCGAAGGCGACACGCTGGAGGAGCGTCTGACGGGCAACGCGTACCACAACATCCTGCCCGCGCGCTACCTCCGGAAGGACGCCAACGGCGACCTGATCGAGGAACAGGAGGACCTGTTCGACCGCGTCGCCCGCAACATCGCGCTCGCCGAGGCCGTCTACGAGGCCGAGAAGCGCGACGAGGAGGTCACGGTCACGCCCGACCAGCTCAAACCCGACCACCCGCGGCGCAACGAACTCGCCGAGGAAGTGTTCGGCAAGGGCGTCAGCGCCGACGACGACGCCGAGGCGACGCTCTCGGTGTACAACGTCAACAAGTTCGCGTACGACACCGTCGTCCCGGAACTCCCCGACGACATCCGCGACCACGTTGAGACGGTCGCCGACGAGTTCCGGGGGATGATGGAGAACCTGGACTTCATGCCGAACTCGCCGACGCTGATGAACGCCGGCGACGAACTGCAGCAGCTCTCGGCCTGCTTCGTCGACTCGCCGGAGGACGACATCGACGACATCCACCAGACGGCCAAGGAGGCCGCGCAGGTGTTCCAGTCCGGCGGCGGCATGGGCTACGCGTTCTGGCGGCTCCGCCCCTACGGCGACGCGGTCGGATCGACCGGCGGCATCGCCTCGGGGCCGATCACGTTCATGCGCACGTACGACCAGATGTGCGAGACCATCGCACAGGGCGGCGCGCGCCGCGGCGCGCAGATGGGCGTCATGCGCATCTCGCACCCGGACGTCATCCAGTTCATCCACGCGAAGAACAAGGACGTGTCGCTGGCCCACTCGCTGCGGCTGAACGACCCCGACGACTACACGCACAACTCCTTCAAGGACGCGCTGGAGGAGGCCCGCGAACTCATCACCGACGACGGCAAGGTGCCAAAGCACCTCCGCAACGCCGCCGAGGGCCACCTCTCGAACTTCAACATCTCCGTCGGCGTCACCGACGACTTCATGGAGGCGCTGGAGAACGGCGAGGAGTTCACGTTCACCAACCCCCGCACCGGCGAACCCCACGTCGCCACCGAGGAGACCAAGGAACTGTACGAGATGTTCGACCTCGGCGAGTACGTCGAGGTCGGCGAGGAGCTGTCCGTCCCGGCGGAGGTCGTCTGGGAGGACATCGTCGCGGGTGCCCACGAGAACGGCGAGCCCGGCGTCATCTACCTCGAACGGGTGAACAAGGAGCACTCCTTCGACGTGGAGGAACACCCCGACCACCGCATCCTCGCGACCAACCCCTGCGGCGAGCAGCCACTCGAGGAGTACGAGGCCTGTAACCTCGGCCACATCAACCTCTCGACGCTCGCCGACTTCGACGCGCCGGACTGGCGCGTCTGGTCCCAGGAGCACGCCCACGAGTACGACACGCTCGAAGCCGCGGTCGACGACTTCCTCGACGAGGCGCTGGACGTCGAGGAGCTCGACCGCCGCATCGAGATGGGCACGCGCTTCCTCGAAAACGTCGTCACGATGTCGGACTTCCCGGTCAAGGACATCGAGCAGAAGGTCCGGGAAATGCGGAAGATCGGCCTCGGTGTCATGGGGCTGGCGCAGCTGTACATCCAGCTCGGCATCGAGTACGGCAGCGAGGAGGGCAACGAGGTCGCCCGTCAGGTGATGCGCCACATCAACCACGGCTCGAAGCATGCCTCCCACGAACTCGCACAGGAGCGCGGGAGCTTCGACGAGTGGGACAAGTCCAAGTACGCGAACCCGACCGAGTACGCCGAGTGGTTCGAGAAGCAGACCGGCGAGGACGCCGACGACTGGGCGGACGGCTACCCGATCCGCAACCACAACACGACGACCATCGCGCCGACCGGCACCACCTCGATGGTGGGCAACACCACCGGCGGCTGCGAACCGATCTACAACGTCGCCTACTACAAGAACGTCTCCGACGACGTGCAGGGCGACGAGATGCTCGTCGAGTTCGACGACTACTTCCTCCGCACGCTGGAGGACAACGACCTGGACGTCGACGCCGTCAAGCAGGAGGCCCAGGAGCAGATGGCCAGCAACGAGTTCGACGGCGTCGAAGGGTTAGAGACGGTGCCGGACGCCATCGGCGAGTTGTTCGTCGTTACCTCGGACCTCTCCGGCAAGGACCACGCCGCCGTGCAGTGCGCCTGCCAGGAGGGCGTTGACTCGGCCATCTCGAAGACGTGTAACTTCCCGAACGACGCCACGCCCGGGGAGATGGACGAGGTGTACCGCTACATCTACGAGAACGGCGGGAAGGGCGTCACCGTCTACCGCGACGGCACGCGCTCGAAGCAGGTGCTGACGACCCGCGCCGAGAACAAGGAGTTCGCCGACGAGAGCGAGGCCGCCGAGGCGCTCGTCGAGCAGATCAACGACGTGTTCGGCGGCGTCGACGCGTTCCTCGACAACGAGGACGTGCGCGCCGCGCTGGACGAGGAGGTCGACGACATCCTCGGCAGCGCCGACGGTACCGGGGACGCCTACGCCAAGGAGCGCCCGCGGCCCGACGTGCTCCACGGCGTCACCCAGCGCATCGACACCGGCTACGGCAAGCTGTACGTCAACATCAACGAGGACGAGAACGGCGAGCCGTTCGAGCTGTTCGCCAACATCGGCAACTCCGGCGGCTTCACCGCCTCGTTCACGGAGGCGCTGGCGAAGATCATCAGCTTCGCCCTGCGCTCGGGCGTCGACCCCCACGAGATCGCAAGCGACCTGCAGGGGATCCGCTCGCCGAAGGTCGCCTGGGACAAGGGCGAGCAGATCCAGTCCATCCCGGACGCCATCGGCACCGGCCTGCGGCGCTACCTCGACGGCGAGATCGAGAAGACGTACCCGCAGCAGAAGAACCTCACCGAGATCGACGACGAGGAGGCGGCGGCCGAGCCCGAACCCGACGGCGGTCTGGAGTCGGTAGACTCCGGAGCACGGCAGACTCCCGAGGAGTCTGCCGGCGGCGCGCAGGTCGAGTCGGGCGCGGACGCCGGCGCGGCGGTCGACGCCGACGGTCCGTCGGCCGACGCGGCCCAGTCGGACCAGCAGGACCTCATCGACGCCGGCGAGAGCCCGGAGTGTCCGGACTGTGGCTCGATGAGCCTCTACTACTCCGAGGGCTGCAAGACCTGCGAGTCCTGCGGCTGGTCGGAGTGTTGA
- the trpG gene encoding anthranilate synthase component II has translation MSDPTAAGDADEPTVLFVDNFDSFTYNLVEYVSEHADTEVLRNTASLDDVRAVDPDAVVISPGPGHPKNDRDVGVTTDVLREVSPEVPTLGVCLGLEAAVYAYGGAVGRAPDPVHGKAYPVHHDGEGVFAGLEQGFRGGRYHSLVATAVPDCFAVTATTDHAGSDPDAAADGGTELVMGIRHREHPIEAVQFHPESVLTAAGHDVIENFLAGV, from the coding sequence ATGAGCGACCCGACGGCGGCCGGCGACGCGGACGAGCCGACGGTCCTGTTCGTCGACAACTTCGATTCGTTCACCTACAACCTCGTCGAGTACGTCAGCGAGCACGCCGACACCGAGGTGTTGCGCAACACCGCCTCGCTGGACGATGTGCGCGCCGTCGACCCGGACGCGGTCGTGATCAGTCCGGGACCGGGCCACCCGAAAAACGATCGCGACGTGGGCGTCACGACGGACGTGCTCCGCGAGGTCAGCCCGGAGGTGCCGACGCTCGGCGTCTGCCTCGGCCTCGAAGCCGCTGTCTACGCCTATGGCGGCGCAGTCGGACGCGCGCCGGACCCGGTCCACGGGAAGGCCTACCCCGTCCACCACGACGGCGAGGGCGTCTTCGCCGGGCTGGAACAGGGCTTTCGTGGCGGGCGCTACCACTCGCTGGTCGCGACAGCGGTGCCGGACTGCTTCGCGGTGACGGCGACCACCGACCACGCGGGGAGCGACCCCGACGCGGCGGCCGACGGCGGGACCGAACTCGTCATGGGGATCCGCCACCGCGAGCATCCGATCGAGGCGGTGCAGTTCCACCCGGAGAGCGTGCTCACGGCGGCGGGACACGACGTGATCGAGAACTTCCTCGCGGGGGTCTGA
- the trpE gene encoding anthranilate synthase component I, which produces MNLDRNEFVELADAEGPVVVRAAAALDADASPLSAYAALTGRTTDAERADYSFLLESAEKTASSDPDGAFRPTSAGTDRHARYSFVGYDPVAAVTVGPDETTVETLAEERYGDLVAPNGGDTVDSLRAALPDAELRGFPDADRQHLEGGLVGFLAYDAVYDLWLDEVGVERPDSRFPDAQFVLNTKTLVFDEVAGTLELVCTPVLRPEDDAGATYDALRAEVERVVSLLADADEPTPGGFRRAAETAGPRDDYEESVRKAKEHVLDGDIYQGVISRTRELYGDVDPLGLYEALRDVNPSPYMYLLGYDDLHVVGASPETLVSVRGDEVMANPIAGTCDRGASPVEDRRLAGEMLADGKERAEHTMLVDLARNDVRRVSESGSVRVDEFMNVLKYSHVQHIESTVTGTLADDADCFDATRASFPAGTLSGAPKIRAMEIIDDLEPEPRGPYGGGVGYYSWTGDADFAIVIRTATVEDDAPLPDGDGAADRVTVQAGAGIVADSDPAAEYEETEKKMGGVLDALAAIEDRERAASGAPEPTPGGEP; this is translated from the coding sequence GTGAACCTCGACCGCAACGAGTTCGTCGAGCTGGCGGACGCCGAGGGGCCGGTCGTCGTCCGTGCTGCCGCGGCACTCGACGCCGACGCGTCGCCGCTGTCTGCGTACGCGGCACTGACCGGACGGACGACCGACGCCGAGCGCGCGGACTACTCGTTCCTGCTGGAGAGCGCCGAGAAGACCGCCTCCAGCGACCCGGACGGCGCGTTCCGGCCGACAAGCGCCGGGACGGACCGGCACGCGCGGTACTCGTTCGTGGGCTACGACCCGGTCGCTGCGGTGACGGTCGGCCCCGACGAGACGACGGTAGAGACGCTGGCCGAGGAGCGGTACGGCGACTTGGTCGCGCCCAACGGCGGCGACACGGTCGATTCCCTCCGGGCGGCGCTGCCGGACGCCGAACTGCGCGGGTTCCCCGACGCGGACCGCCAGCACCTCGAAGGCGGACTCGTGGGGTTTCTCGCGTACGACGCCGTCTACGACCTCTGGCTGGACGAGGTCGGCGTCGAGCGCCCCGACTCCCGGTTCCCGGACGCGCAGTTCGTGCTGAACACGAAGACGCTCGTGTTCGACGAGGTGGCCGGAACGCTGGAGCTGGTGTGTACGCCCGTCCTCCGGCCCGAGGACGACGCCGGCGCGACGTACGATGCCCTTCGGGCGGAGGTCGAGCGCGTCGTGTCGCTGCTCGCCGACGCCGACGAGCCGACCCCCGGCGGCTTCCGCCGGGCGGCGGAGACGGCCGGCCCGCGCGACGACTACGAGGAGAGCGTCCGGAAAGCGAAGGAGCACGTCCTCGACGGCGACATCTATCAGGGCGTGATCTCGCGGACGCGGGAGCTGTACGGCGACGTGGACCCCCTCGGCCTGTACGAGGCGCTCCGGGACGTGAACCCCTCGCCGTACATGTACCTGCTGGGCTACGACGACCTGCATGTCGTCGGGGCCAGCCCGGAGACGCTCGTCTCCGTCCGCGGCGACGAGGTGATGGCAAATCCCATCGCGGGCACCTGCGACCGCGGCGCGAGCCCGGTCGAGGACCGCCGGCTCGCCGGCGAGATGCTCGCCGACGGCAAGGAGCGCGCCGAGCACACCATGCTCGTCGACCTCGCGCGCAACGACGTGCGCCGGGTGAGCGAATCCGGCAGCGTCCGCGTCGACGAGTTCATGAACGTGCTGAAGTACAGCCACGTCCAGCACATCGAGAGCACGGTGACCGGAACGCTCGCCGACGACGCCGACTGCTTCGACGCGACGCGGGCCTCCTTCCCGGCGGGCACGCTGTCGGGCGCGCCGAAGATCCGCGCGATGGAGATCATCGACGACCTCGAACCCGAGCCGCGCGGCCCGTACGGCGGCGGCGTCGGCTACTACTCGTGGACCGGCGACGCCGACTTCGCCATCGTCATCCGGACGGCGACGGTCGAGGACGACGCGCCGCTGCCGGACGGCGACGGGGCCGCCGACCGCGTCACGGTGCAGGCGGGCGCGGGCATCGTCGCCGACAGCGACCCCGCCGCCGAGTACGAGGAGACCGAGAAGAAGATGGGCGGCGTGCTCGACGCGCTGGCGGCGATCGAAGACCGGGAACGTGCCGCGAGCGGCGCGCCCGAACCGACGCCGGGAGGGGAGCCATGA
- a CDS encoding phosphoribosylanthranilate isomerase → MTRTKVCGITRETDLRAAVDAGADAVGVICDVPVDTPREVSPDRAADLVAAVPPFVTSVLVTMSESAAAAADLVDRVGPDAVQAHGDLPPTAIADLTDAVDAAVIKSVDAAEPERAADYDGVADALLVDSVSEGGGGGTGETHDWERTREATRGLDAPLVLAGGLTPDNVADAVRTVDPFAVDVASGVERAPGEKDHDAVRAFIERTGEPDASETGVGEVRP, encoded by the coding sequence ATGACGCGGACGAAGGTGTGCGGGATCACCCGCGAAACCGACCTCCGGGCGGCCGTCGACGCGGGCGCGGACGCCGTCGGCGTGATCTGCGACGTGCCGGTCGACACGCCCCGCGAGGTGTCGCCCGACCGTGCGGCCGACCTCGTCGCGGCCGTCCCGCCGTTCGTGACGAGCGTGCTGGTGACGATGTCCGAGAGCGCCGCGGCGGCCGCCGACCTCGTCGACCGCGTCGGCCCGGACGCGGTACAGGCCCACGGCGACCTCCCCCCCACTGCGATCGCTGACCTCACCGACGCGGTCGACGCCGCCGTGATCAAGTCGGTCGACGCCGCGGAACCGGAACGCGCCGCCGACTACGACGGCGTCGCCGACGCGTTGCTCGTCGACTCCGTGAGCGAGGGGGGCGGCGGGGGCACCGGCGAGACCCACGACTGGGAGCGCACCCGCGAAGCGACGCGGGGGCTGGACGCGCCGCTGGTGCTGGCCGGCGGTCTCACCCCGGACAACGTCGCCGACGCCGTGCGGACGGTCGACCCGTTCGCCGTCGACGTGGCCAGCGGCGTCGAGCGAGCGCCCGGCGAGAAGGACCACGACGCCGTCCGGGCATTCATCGAGCGGACGGGCGAACCCGACGCCTCGGAAACCGGGGTCGGGGAGGTCCGGCCGTGA
- the trpD gene encoding anthranilate phosphoribosyltransferase codes for MQHHIERVTDGEDLTQDQAREAASAVFEDATEAQIGALLSALRAKGETETEIAGFAEGMRAAARTIEPDRTPLVDTCGTGGDDYDTINVSTTSAIVAGGAGVPVAKHGNYSVSSSSGSADVLEEVGVDVEAEPPAVEDAIERDGIGFMLAPVFHPAMKAVIGPRKELGMRTIFNVLGPLTNPAGADAQVVGVYDPDLVPVLARALARMDVERALVVHGSGMDEIAVHDDTTVAEVRGDETEEYTLSPADLGLERHDIDAVAGGTPAENAEDMRGIVEGEVTGAKRDIILANAGAAIYVAGEADSLEAGADAAREAIDSGAAAEKLADLRSVVAK; via the coding sequence ATGCAACACCACATCGAGCGCGTCACGGACGGGGAGGACCTGACACAGGACCAGGCACGCGAGGCGGCGTCGGCCGTCTTCGAGGACGCCACGGAGGCCCAGATCGGCGCGTTGCTGTCGGCGCTCCGCGCGAAGGGCGAGACGGAGACGGAGATCGCCGGCTTCGCCGAGGGGATGCGTGCGGCCGCACGTACCATCGAACCGGACCGGACGCCGCTGGTCGACACCTGCGGCACCGGCGGCGACGACTACGACACGATCAACGTGTCGACGACGAGCGCCATCGTCGCCGGCGGCGCGGGCGTCCCGGTCGCCAAGCACGGCAACTACTCGGTCTCCTCGTCCTCCGGGAGCGCCGACGTGCTGGAGGAGGTCGGCGTCGACGTCGAGGCCGAGCCGCCGGCCGTCGAGGACGCCATCGAGCGCGACGGCATCGGCTTCATGCTCGCGCCGGTGTTCCACCCGGCGATGAAGGCCGTCATCGGCCCGCGGAAGGAACTCGGGATGCGGACGATCTTCAACGTGCTCGGGCCGCTGACGAACCCCGCCGGGGCGGACGCGCAGGTCGTCGGCGTGTACGACCCGGACCTCGTCCCGGTCCTCGCCCGGGCGCTCGCCCGGATGGACGTCGAGCGCGCGCTGGTCGTCCACGGCTCCGGGATGGACGAGATCGCGGTCCACGACGACACGACCGTCGCGGAGGTCCGCGGCGACGAGACCGAGGAGTACACACTCTCGCCCGCCGACCTCGGACTGGAGCGCCACGACATCGACGCCGTCGCGGGCGGTACGCCCGCGGAGAACGCCGAGGACATGCGCGGCATCGTCGAGGGCGAGGTGACCGGTGCGAAACGCGACATCATCCTCGCCAACGCGGGCGCAGCGATCTACGTCGCCGGCGAGGCCGACAGCCTCGAAGCGGGCGCCGACGCCGCCCGGGAGGCGATCGACTCCGGCGCGGCCGCGGAGAAACTGGCCGACCTGCGCTCGGTCGTGGCGAAATGA
- a CDS encoding DUF7546 family protein, with protein sequence MTAVLGTRDGASLGPLARAARTFVLLTAVELLVVAAYFATTDARVISARYLVYPFVWVNVTVLAVSRTTLPPLAERRTWLAAVAAVGYFALLAWAGGLISFASAGGGGRLAVRAAAPGWGPILVLSDSRILVTLVPFKTVGYVGLAALVYAALADTSRTAVSGVLGLATCVSCTGSVVGTLLAGTAGGSAVAVSELFVQSYDLSTVVFLLTVAALWLGVRR encoded by the coding sequence ATGACGGCAGTACTGGGCACACGGGACGGAGCGTCGCTCGGACCGCTTGCCCGGGCTGCCCGTACGTTCGTGCTGCTTACTGCAGTCGAACTGCTCGTCGTCGCAGCATACTTTGCGACGACGGACGCTCGGGTGATCTCGGCTCGGTATCTGGTGTACCCGTTCGTCTGGGTGAACGTGACGGTGCTGGCCGTCAGCCGGACGACGCTCCCACCGCTTGCCGAGCGGCGCACATGGCTCGCGGCAGTCGCCGCCGTGGGCTACTTCGCCCTGCTCGCCTGGGCGGGCGGACTTATTTCGTTTGCCTCCGCCGGCGGAGGCGGTCGTCTGGCAGTCCGTGCCGCCGCCCCTGGCTGGGGGCCGATACTCGTCTTGAGCGACAGCCGGATTCTGGTCACGCTGGTCCCGTTCAAGACCGTCGGCTATGTGGGACTGGCAGCGCTTGTGTACGCCGCACTCGCCGATACCAGTCGGACGGCAGTATCCGGAGTGCTGGGGCTTGCGACGTGCGTGAGCTGTACCGGGTCGGTGGTGGGGACGCTACTGGCGGGAACTGCGGGCGGCTCAGCGGTCGCCGTGTCGGAACTGTTCGTGCAGTCCTACGACCTCTCGACGGTCGTGTTCCTTCTCACGGTCGCTGCGCTGTGGCTCGGCGTTCGTCGGTAG
- a CDS encoding CbaC protein, giving the protein MKLTRGGVLVLVGISVPIVLELRTFLGFFDIELPLIAVAVLELLFLVGVAVAYDRLNGSRSAGS; this is encoded by the coding sequence ATGAAGCTCACGCGCGGCGGCGTCCTCGTGCTCGTTGGGATCAGCGTTCCCATCGTGCTGGAGCTCAGGACGTTTCTCGGCTTCTTCGACATCGAACTGCCGCTCATCGCTGTCGCCGTCCTCGAGCTGCTGTTTCTCGTGGGCGTGGCCGTGGCGTACGACAGGCTGAACGGCTCTCGGAGCGCAGGTAGCTGA
- a CDS encoding b(o/a)3-type cytochrome-c oxidase subunit 1: MSTFVDRYPDEARVVRATLVVSFAALGIGAFFGLIQALHRTGYLRIIDSTDYYTVLTGHGVLLALVFTIFFLLGLFTWAVTRSLERPMPNIRLTWAWFGLSTTGAVFAAVAIVAGLFPSLDMSADVLYTFYAPLQAHPLFYIGLAMFIVGTWIAGADWFLAYRSWRSDNPDERIPLQTFMVLTTMLMWYLSTIGVAVSVVVFLIPWSFGLIETVNPLLTRTLFWYFGHPVVYFWLMPAYLMWYTILPKLAGGRLFSDPLARVVFVLFLLLSTPVGIHHQYLDPGIAEGFKFIAMTNTMFLLLPSLLTAFTVVASMEHGARQRGGEGYLSWLGSLPWRDPAFTGMALAGLMFAAGGFSGMINAGMNINYLVHNTLWVPGHFHLTVGTAVALTMMAGSYWLVPQLTGRRLYSRPIALFQVVLWFIGMVFMSNGMHRAGLLGIPRRTAEPQYQSFDFSATIGSVTELRIQMAIGGTLLFVSVVLFLFNVLLSAIEDPIEMPVDDSLPAPLSGADGSPVVLDNLRLWTAIAIVLVILAYSLPLASIVSDGGLFGESGTFPVFIEAVYWIVGVVV; the protein is encoded by the coding sequence ATGTCGACGTTCGTAGACCGCTATCCCGACGAGGCGCGCGTCGTCAGGGCGACGCTGGTCGTATCGTTCGCCGCGCTGGGTATCGGGGCGTTTTTCGGTCTCATCCAGGCGCTCCACCGCACCGGCTACCTCCGGATCATCGATTCGACCGACTACTACACCGTTCTGACCGGCCACGGGGTGCTTCTCGCACTCGTCTTTACGATCTTCTTCCTGCTCGGGCTGTTCACCTGGGCGGTCACGCGGAGCCTCGAACGGCCCATGCCAAACATCAGGCTCACATGGGCCTGGTTCGGCCTGTCGACGACCGGCGCGGTGTTTGCGGCGGTCGCCATCGTCGCGGGGCTGTTCCCGAGTCTCGACATGAGCGCCGACGTACTGTACACGTTCTACGCGCCGCTGCAGGCCCATCCGCTGTTTTATATCGGCCTGGCGATGTTCATCGTCGGCACGTGGATCGCCGGCGCGGACTGGTTCCTCGCGTACCGTTCGTGGCGGTCCGACAACCCGGACGAGCGGATCCCGCTGCAGACGTTCATGGTCCTGACGACCATGCTGATGTGGTATCTGTCGACCATCGGCGTCGCCGTCTCCGTCGTCGTCTTCCTCATCCCGTGGTCGTTCGGGCTCATCGAGACAGTCAATCCGCTGCTCACCAGAACGCTGTTCTGGTACTTCGGTCACCCGGTGGTGTACTTCTGGCTGATGCCCGCCTACCTGATGTGGTACACCATCCTCCCGAAGCTGGCCGGCGGCCGGCTGTTCAGCGACCCGCTCGCCCGCGTCGTGTTCGTGCTCTTTCTCCTGCTGTCGACGCCGGTCGGGATCCATCACCAGTATCTCGACCCCGGCATCGCCGAGGGGTTCAAGTTCATCGCGATGACGAACACGATGTTCCTCCTGCTGCCGAGCCTCCTGACCGCGTTCACCGTCGTCGCGAGCATGGAACACGGCGCGCGCCAGCGCGGCGGGGAGGGGTACCTCTCCTGGCTCGGGTCGCTCCCGTGGCGCGACCCGGCGTTTACCGGCATGGCGCTCGCCGGGCTGATGTTCGCCGCGGGCGGGTTCTCGGGCATGATCAACGCGGGGATGAACATCAACTACCTGGTGCACAACACGCTGTGGGTGCCGGGGCACTTCCACCTGACCGTCGGGACGGCGGTCGCGTTGACGATGATGGCCGGGTCCTACTGGCTCGTCCCGCAGCTGACCGGGCGACGGCTGTACAGCCGTCCGATCGCGCTGTTCCAGGTCGTGCTCTGGTTCATCGGCATGGTGTTCATGTCCAACGGGATGCACCGGGCGGGCCTGCTCGGGATCCCGCGCCGGACCGCCGAACCGCAGTACCAGAGCTTCGACTTCTCCGCGACCATCGGGTCGGTCACCGAACTGCGGATACAGATGGCCATCGGCGGGACGCTGCTGTTCGTCTCGGTGGTCCTGTTCCTGTTCAATGTCCTCCTGTCGGCGATCGAGGACCCGATAGAGATGCCCGTCGACGACAGCCTCCCGGCCCCGCTGTCGGGGGCGGACGGGAGCCCGGTCGTGCTCGACAACCTCCGGCTCTGGACCGCCATCGCCATCGTCCTCGTGATTCTCGCCTACTCGCTGCCGCTTGCGAGCATCGTCTCCGACGGCGGACTGTTCGGCGAGAGCGGGACCTTCCCCGTGTTCATCGAGGCGGTGTACTGGATAGTGGGGGTGGTTGTATGA